The nucleotide sequence GCTCGCCGTGGTCTCGACTACGACCAGGTCGCCCCGGCGCGCCTGCTTCGCACCGAGGCAGCGCTGGCCGAGGCCGCCGCGACCGCGAAGGCAGGTGCCTGATGGCTGCGCGTCTGAAGATCACGCAGATCAAGTCGAAAGTGAGCGAGAAGCAGTACCAGCGCGACACGCTGCGCAGTCTGGGACTGAAGCGCATCGGTGACGTCGTCGTCCGCGAGGACAACCCGCAGAACCGTGGGTACGTCAACACCGTCGCTCACCTGGTGAAGGTCGAGGAGATTGACTAATGGCTGAAGAGAAGGCCACCACAGAGGCCGCTGAGAAGCCGGCCGCCAAGAAGCCCGCGACCAAGGCCGCGAGCACGAAGGCTGCCGCTGACAAGCCGGCCGCCGAGAAGACCAGCACCGCGAAGAAGGCTCCGGCCAAGAAGGCGTCGGCTCCGGCCGCTGCCGACAAGGCCGCCGCCTCCAGCACGGACGACACCGTGGCCGCAAAGCCGGCCGCGAAGTCCTCCGCCAAGAAGGACGTCGCCGCCCCGCGCGAGCAGGTCCTGAAGGTGCACCACCTCCGCCCCGCCGCCGGCGCCAAGAAGGAGAAGACCCGCGTCGGACGCGGTGAGGGCTCCAAGGGTAAGACGGCCGGTCGCGGTACCAAGGGAACCAAGGCGCGCTACCAGGTGCGTCCGGGCTTCCAGGGCGGCCAGCTTCCCCTGCACATGCGTGCGCCGAAGCTGCGCGGCTTCAAGAACCCGTTCCGCGTCGAGTACCAGGTCGTGAACCTGGAGAAGCTCGCCGAGCTGTACCCGTCGGGCGGTGACGTCACCGTCGCCGACCTGGTCGCCAAGGGTGCCGTTCGCAAGAACGAGAAGGTCAAGGTTCTCGGCAACGGGGACATTGCGGTTAAGCTGAACGTTGCGGTCGACAAGGTCTCCGGCTCTGCTGAGCAGAAGATCGTCGCCGCAGGTGGCTCCGTCAAGTAGTCATCCGCAGAGCAGCTGAGTCGGGTGGCCGGGGAACCGGCCACCCGACTGACTCTTAGGAAAGCAGGACGCAGGATTGTTTAGCGCCGTTGGGCGGATCTTCCGCACCCCGGATCTTCGCCGGAAGATCTTCTTCACGCTGGGCATCATCGCCCTGTTCCGGCTGGGATCCTTCATCCCTGCGCCATTCGTCGATTTCGGCAACGTCCAGACATGTCTGAACGCTAATCAGGACACTTCCGGCCTGTATTCGCTGGTGAATCTGTTCTCCGGCGGTGCCCTCCTCAAGCTCTCGATCTTCGCGCTCGGCATCATGCCGTACATCACCGCGTCGATCATCGTGCAGCTGCTGCGCGTGGTCATCCCGCGCTTCGAGACCCTCTACAAGGAGGGCCAGGCCGGCCAGGCCAAGCTCACGCAGTACACGCGCTACCTCACCATCGCGCTGGGCGTCCTCCAGTCGACGACCCTCATCACCGTCGCCCGCAGCGGCGCGCTGTTCGGCACCACCGCCGTCTCCCAATGCACGCAGCTGATCACGGACGACTCCTGGTACGCGATCATGCTCATGGTCGTCACCATGACCGCCGGCACGGGCCTCATCATGTGGATGGGCGAGCTCGTCACCGAGCGCGGCATCGGCAACGGCATGTCGCTCCTCATCTTCACCTCGATCGCCGCGCAGTTCCCGTCCTCCCTCTGGGCGGTCGGCCAGTCGCAGGGCATCGAGATCCTGCTGGTCGTGATCGCGATCGGGTTGCTCATCGTCATGGGCGTCGTCTTCGTCGAGCAGTCGCAGCGGCGCATCCCCGTGCAATACGCGAAACGCATGGTCGGGCGACGGACCTACGGCGGCAACAACACGTACATCCCGATCAAGGTCAACATGGCCGGCGTCGTACCCGTCATCTTCGCGTCGTCGCTGCTGTACCTGCCGGCGCTCATCGCCCAGTTCAACCAGCCGGCCGCCGGCAAGGCACCGGCGCCGTGGGTCACGTGGATCACGAACTACCTGACCAAGGGCGACCACCCGCTGTACATGCTGCTGTACTTCCTCCTGATCGTCGGGTTCACCTACTTCTACGTGGCGATCACCTTCAACCCGGAGGAGGTCGCGGACAACATGAAGAAGTACGGCGGCTTCATCCCCGGCATCCGCGCGGGCCGTCCGACGGCCGAGTACCTCGATTACGTGCTCACGCGGGTGACCCTGCCCGGATCCTTCTATCTGGGCATCATCGCGCTGATCCCATTGGTCGCCTTCGCGTTGATCGGCGCAAGCCAGAACTTCATGTTCGGCGGCACGTCCATCCTGATCATCGTCGGTGTCGGGCTGGAGACGGTCAAGCAGATCGACTCCCAGCTTCAGCAGCGGCATTACGAAGGGCTTCTGCGTTGACCCGAATGCTGATCGTCGGACCCCCCGGAGCGGGCAAGGGCACTCAGGCCTCCCGCATCACCACCGCCTACGGGATCCCCGACATCTCCACGGGCGACATCTTCCGGGCCAACATCAAGAACGAGACGCCGCTCGGCAAGCAGGTCAAGGCCATCGTCGACGCGGGCGACTACGTCCCGGACACGCTCACCAACCAGCTGGTCGCGGACCGGCTCGATGAGGAGGACGCCAAGAACGGCTTCCTGCTCGACGGGTACCCGCGGACGCTCGCGCAGGTCGACTACCTCGACGAGCTCCTCGCCGGCAAGGGGCAGAAGCTGGATGCGGTCATCCAGCTGACGGCCGACCAGGACGAGATCGTGCAGCGCCTGACCAAGCGGGCTCACGAACAGGGTCGAGCGGACGACTCGGAAGAGGCCATCCGCCACCGCCAGCAGGTGTACGTGCGCGAGACCTCGCCGCTGATCGACGTGTACCGCGAGCGCGGTCTCCTCGTGCCGGTCGACGGCCTGGGTGCGATGGACGAGGTCGCGGAGCGGATCACCTCCGCCCTCGCCGAGCGCGGCATCGTCCCGGTCGCGGGCGCAGGCGCGTCCACCGGCGAGTCCGTGGCCTAGAAGTGGTCTTCAAGAGGTCGATCTACAAGACGCCCGCTCAACTCCGCGACATGGTCGCGCCCGGGCGCGCGACGGCCGCGTCTCTCGAAGCGGTCGCGGCGGCGGTCGCTCCCGGCGTGTCCACCCTCGAGCTCGACGCGATCGCCGAGCGCGCGATCGTGGATGCGGGCGGTTCGTCGAACTTCCAGTTGGAGCCCGGCTACCATCACACGATCTGCGCGTCGGTGAACGACGAGGTGGTGCACGGGATCCCCGGTCAGCGCATTCTCGAGCCCGGCGACATCCTGTCGGTCGACAGCGGCGCGATCCTGGGGGGCTGGAACGGGGATGCGGCGCGCACTTTCGTGCTGCCCGATCCCGCGCATCCCGAACTCGTGGCCGAGCGCACCCGCCTCTCAGAGGTGACGGAGCAGTCGCTGTGGCGCGGTATCGCGACCCTGGCGTCCGCCCGCTACCTCAACGACGTGGGTGAGGCGATCGAGGACTACATCTCGGCGCTGGGCGACTACGGCATCCTGACCGACTACATCGGCCACGGCATCGGGCGCCGCATGCACGAGGAGCCGCCGGTGTTCAACTACCGCGTGCGCGCCAAGGGGCCGGAGGTGCGCCCTGGGCTCGTCGTCGCGATCGAGCCGATGGTCGTGCTCGGATCGCAGGAGACCTACGTCAAGGACGACGGCTGGACCGTCGCGACGGAGGACGGCTCGGCGGCCGCCCACTGGGAGCACAGCGTCGCCGTCCACGCGGACGGCATCTGGGTGCTCACCGCGAGCGACGGCGGGGCCGCCGGCCTCGCCCCGTTCGGTGTGACGCCGGTTCCGATCGCCTGATGGGCGCCCGGATCACGGTGTTCGCCCAGAGCGGCGGAGGATCATACACTCGGATTGGCGGATTCGCGCCCTTTCCCATAAGATAGATCCTTGGTGTCTTAGGCGCGTTCTCACGTGCCTTCCGCCGATCAACGCACGACCAGCAAACCACGACTTTTAGCGACAGTGAGGCTATGGCCAAAAAAGACGGTGTCATCGAGATCGAAGGATCCGTGATCGAGGCTCTTCCCAACGCGATGTTCCGCGTGGAGTTGACGAACGGTCACAAGGTTCTTGCCCACATCTCCGGCAAGATGCGCCAGCACTACATCCGCATCCTCCCCGAGGACCGCGTGATCGTGGAGCTGAGCCCTTACGATCTGACCCGCGGCCGGATCGTCTACCGCTACAAGTAAAGGTCTGCTGTAAGTAACGGCCCCACCCAACGGGTAGCCCCGGGTGAGGTACGAGGACAGCGAACAAAGGTAAGAAACACTTATGAAGGTCAACCCCTCGGTCAAGAGGATCTGCGACAAGTGCAAGGTCATCCGCCGCAACGGCCGGGTCATGGTCATCTGCGAGAACCCGCGCCACAAGCAGCGCCAGGGCTGAACGCAGTCATAACCGAATAGAAGAACAGGCGATGCCAGAACCCGCGTCCGGAGACGGACACGGGGGACACCCTCGGAGGAGGCCGGGGCACCGGGATCGCTGCAGACCTCCACTCATCACAGGAGAAGCCAACACATGGCACGTCTAGCAGGCGTCGACATCCCGCGCGAGAAGCGCGTCGAGGTCGCACTCACCTACATCTATGGAGTCGGCCGCACCCGCGCCCTCCAGACTCTGCGCGAGACCGAGATCTCGGGCGACATCCGCGTCAAGGACCTGACCGACGAGCAGCTCGTCGCTCTCCGCGACTACATCGAGGGCAACTTCAAGGTGGAGGGTGACCTGCGCCGCGAGGTCGCCGCCGACATCCGCCGCAAGGTCGAGATCGGCAGCTACGAGGGTATCCGCCACCGTAAGGGCCTCCCGGTCCGCGGCCAGCGCACCAAGACCAACGCTCGTACCCGCAAGGGTCCGAAGCGCACCGTGGCCGGCAAGAAGAAGGCGCGCTAAGGCCCGCGGCCCCACGCTCTTAGGATTCAGGAGAAGAAATGGCAGCACCCAAGTCGGCCGCTCGCAAGCCGCGCAAGAAGGAAAAGAAGAACATTGCTGTGGGCCAGGCCCACATCAAGAGCACGTTCAACAACACGATCGTCTCGATCACCGACACCACCGGTGCCGTGATCAGCTGGGCCTCGTCCGGCGGCGTCGGATTCAAGGGCTCCCGCAAGTCGACCCCGTTCGCGGCGCAGCTCGCCGCCGAGTCGGCCGCGCGTCAGGCGCAGGAGCACGGCATGAAGAAGGTCGACGTCTTCGTCAAGGGCCCGGGTTCGGGTCGCGAGACGGCGATCCGCTCCCTCCAGGCCGCCGGCCTCGAGGTCGGCTCGATCAACGACGTCACCCCGCAGGCGCACAACGGTTGCCGCCCGCCCAAGCGCCGTCGCGTCTGAGTTCTCTTCTCGTCCGCCGCAGGCGGCGGTCCATTCGGGCCGCCGCCTGACGGCGTGACGAAACCCACCCCAGTAGAAGCGAATGTCATATAGCGGACATTCAGCCGAAAGGAATCAATAGTGCTCATTGCACAGCGTCCTACGCTCACCGAAGAGAACATCTCCGAGTTCCGCTCGCGGTTCGTCATCGAGCCCCTGGAGCCCGGCTTCGGATACACCCTCGGCAACTCCCTGCGCCGCACCCTCCTCTCCTCCATCCCCGGCGCGGCTGTCACCAGCATCCGCATCGACGGCGTGCTGCACGAGTTCAGCACCGTTCCGGGCGTCAAGGAGGACGTGACCGAGATCATCCTGAACATCAAGGGTCTGGTGGTCTCCAGCGAGCACGACGAGCCCATCACCGCGTACCTCCGCAAGACCGGCGCCGGTCAGGTCACCGCCGCCGACATCTCGGCTCCGGCCGGTGTGGAGATCCACAACCCCGAGCTGGTCATCGCGACCCTCAACGACAAGGCGAAGTTCGAGGTCGAGCTGACCATCGAGCGCGGCCGCGGCTACGTGTCGGCCCAGCAGAACCGCAACGAGTACAGCGAGGCGGGCCAGATCCCGATCGACTCGATCTACTCGCCCGTCCTGAAGGTCACCTACCGCGTCGAGGCCACCCGTGCCGGTGAGCGCACCGACTTCGACCGCCTCGTGGTCGACGTCGAGACCAAGCCCGCGATCAGCCCGCGCGACGCCATCGCCTCGGCCGGCCGCACGCTGGTCGAGCTGTTCGGTCTCGCTCGCGAGCTCAACAGCGCCGCAGAGGGCATCGAGATCGGCCCGGCTCCGGTCGACGCCGTCCTCAGCTCCGAGCTGTCGATGCCGATCGAGGACCTCGACCTCTCGGTCCGCTCGTACAACTGCCTCAAGCGCGAGGGCATCAACACCGTGAGCGAGCTCGTCTCGCTGTCGGAGACGCAGCTCATGAACATCCGCAACTTCGGTCAGAAGTCGGTGGATGAGGTCAAGGACAAGCTGACGGAGATGGGTCTGTCGCTGAAGGACTCGGTCCCCGGGTTCGACGGCGCCCACTTCTACAGCGGTTACGACGAGGACGAGTCCACCACCATCTGAGGCTCGTCGCCCGACTCAGCCATCAGACCTTTTCAACACTGGAGATAACCGATCATGCCTAAGCCCACCAAGGGCCCCCGCCTCGGGGGCGGCCCGGCGCACGAGCGCCTCATGCTCGCCAACCTGGCCGCTGCGCTCTTCACGCACAAGAGCATCAAGACCACCGAGACGAAGGCCAAGCGCCTGCGTCCCGTGGCCGAGCGCCTGATCACGTTCGCGAAGCGCGGCGACCTGCACGCCCGCCGTCGCGTGCTCGCCGTGATCAGCGACAAGTCCGTCGTGCACGAGCTCTTCACCGAGATCGCGCCGCTGGTCGCCGAGCGTGAGGGCGGCTACACCCGCATCACGAAGCTCGGCTTCCGCAAGGGTGACAACGCGCCGATGGCGCAGATCGAGCTCGTGCTCGAGCCCGTCACCCCGAAGGTGAAGTCGTCCAAGACCACCGCCGCCCCCAAGGCTGCGCCGGTCGAGGAGACCCCCGCCGAGGAGACCGCGACCGAGGAGACCCCGGCCGAGGAGACCAGCACCGAGACCGCCGCCGCCGAGGCGGAGGTCGTCGAGGACGCGACCGCCGACGCCGACGCCGCCGGTGAGACCGACGCCGAGAGCGAGGCGGCGAAGGCGTAACGCCCTCCCCTTTCCACACGAAGGCCCTGCATCCTCGGATGCGGGGCCTTCGTCGTTCCCGCCGTCTGTGGGTCGCAACACGCCGTTATGGCGACCGCAAAACGGCGTGTTGCGACCCACGGATGCCGGGCGGGGGCGGGAGGCGAGGCTCTAGGGTGAAGGGATGACCGACGACACTCTGAGCCCGCTCCGCGAGCGGGTCGCCGCGCCGCCGACCTACCGCCCGCAGCATCCCCTCATCGCCGAGTGGCGCCCCGCGACGGCGGCCGATGTGGATGCGGTGCACGAGGTGTATCGCGCGATCGCCGCCCAGGACCACCCCAACTACGTCACGACACGCGAAGAGGTCGAGGAGGAACTGGGCTACAGCTTCATCGACCTGGAAGCCGACTCGCTGCTGGCCGTCACCGGCGACGGACGGGTCGTCGCCGTCGGCATCGTGATGGAACCGCCGCGGCAGGAGACGCTGGTGCGTGAGTTCATGAACGGCGGCGTGCATCCCGAGTTCCGCGGCCAGGGGATCGGACGTGAGCTGCTGGCGTGGCAGCGTGCCCGGGGCGAGCAGAAGCTGGCCGCGTCGGACAAGGCGCTGCCGGGCTGGCTGGTGGGTTACGCCGACCGGCGCGCGCCGGATCGCGAGCGGCTGCTCCTCGCCGGCGGGTTCGAGGTGGCCCGGTACTTCCGGACGATGGAACGCGACCTGCGCGACCCCATCCCCGAGGTGGCGCCGACGATCGATGTGCGGATCGTCCCGTACACGAGCGAGCTGGCCGCCGCCGTCCATGCGGCGCGCGATGACGCGTTCCGGGACCACTGGGGCAGCCAGCCGCTGAGCGACGAGCAGTTCGACGGACTGGTGTCGGGAGTGTTCGTCGCCGAGCTCTCGTTCGTCGCGCTCGCGGGCGACGAGGTCGCCGGCGTCCTGCTCACGGATGTGAACGAGGACGACTGGCCCGGACAGGGCTTCACGGGCGCGTACGTGTCCACCGTCGCCGTGACGCGGCCGTACCGGGGGAGACGCATCGCGCCGTCGCTGCTGCGAGCGGTGCTCGAGGCGTGCGCTCAGCGCGGCTGGGACAAGGTGGTCCTCGACGTCGACGCCGAGAATCCCACCGGTGCGCTAGGGCTCTACACGGGGATGGGGTTCGTGACGACGCAGGCCGAGACGGGGCTCGTGCGTGCCTACTGATCCTGTGGCCGCCGATCAGGTGCGGCGGTACCGCCTCGACATCGCCTACCAGGGCACGGACTTCAACGGCTGGGGACGTCAGCCCGGGCTGCGGACGGTGCAGGGGACGTTGGAGGACGCCCTCGCGACGATCTTCCGGCGGGCGGGGGAGCCGCCGCTCCTGACCGTCGCGGGTCGAACGGATGCCGGGGTGCACGCCGTCGGGCAGGTCGCCCACGTCGATCTGTCCCCGGCACAGGAGGCGGTCCTCCGGAAGCCACACGGGAAACGTCCGCCGCTATCCGCCGAGGAGGCGCTCGGCCGGCGGCTGAACGGCATCCTGGGCCCGGTGTCCGACGTCGTCGTGCTGTTCGCGACCGTCGCGCCCGACGGGTTCGACGCGCGTTTCTCGGCCCTCTGGCGACGCTACGAGTACCGCGTCGCCGACCGCGCGGCCCTCCGTGACCCGCTGCAGCGCCACCGGACCGCCTGGGTGTCAGCCGACCTCGACGTGGATGCGATGGACATGGCTGCCCACGGACTCCTCGGGCTCCACGACTTCGCCAGCTACTGCAAGGCCCGTGAAGGCGCCACGACCATCCGCACTCTCCAGGCGTTCAGCTGGCGTCGCGACGACGACGGCGTGCTCGTCGCCGAGCTCACGGCCGACGCGTTCTGCCACAGCATGGTGCGTGCGCTGGTCGGGGCATGCGTCGAGGTCGGTGAGGGCAAGCTCGACGCAGGCGACCTCGTGGCGCTGCGCGACGAGAAGCAGCGCACCAGCGCCTTCAAGGTGATGCCCGCCCGCGGCCTCACGCTGATGGAGGTCGGCTACCCCGAGGGAGCGGAACTGGCCCTCCGCGCGGAGCGAACGCGCGCGATGCGCGAGCTGTGAGAGCCGCTCACCTCACGAGCCCGTTCTCGTAGGCGAACGCCACCAGTTGCACGCGCGACGCCAGCCTGAGCTTGGCGAGGATGCTGCGGACGTGCGACTTGACGGTCGCCTCGGAGATGAACGCCGTCCGGCCGATCTCGCCGTTGCTGAGGCCTCGGGCGGCGAGGAGGAACACCTCCTTCTCGCGGACCGACAGGGCGTCGATCGCCTCCGGGCGGCGGCGGGCCAGCGTGCGGAACAGGTCCGTGGTCGCCTTCGGTGCGATGACCGAATGACCATCGTGCACGGTGCGGATCGCCGCCAGGATGAACTCCGGCGTCGCATCTTTCAGCACGAAGCCGTCCGCTCCCGCTCGAAGCGCCGCGGCGACCGCCTCGTCGCGTTCGAAGGTCGTGAGGACGACGATGCGGGGGAGTGGTTCCGCGTTTTCCCGCCGGATGCCCTCTGTCGCTGCGATGCCATCCAGCACCGGCATCCGGATGTCCATGAGCAGCACATCCGGTCGTGCCGAGCGGGCCAGTTGCATCGCCTGCAGGCCGTCCGGGGCGCTGCCTGCGAACTCGAGATCGGGTTGCGACTCGATCATCATCTGCAGCCCCGTGCAGAACAGCGGCTGGTCGTCGGCGATCGCGACCCGGATCATGCGGTCACCGCATTCCGGCCGGTCGCCGGGATGTAGGCCGTCACGAGATACCCGCCCGGCTGGTCCTCGTCCTCGCCGGCGTCGAGCCAGCCTCCGGCGAACCGGGCGCGCTCGCGCATCCCGATGAGGCCGCGGCCCGCTGGGTTGGGCGGAGGGGCATCCCGAGGAACCGAGGGCCGGGATGCCAGGGACAGGGCGATGCCGTCTTCTCGCTCGTCCAACGCCAGCCGCGCGCGTGCACCGGTGCCAGCGTGCTTGAGCGCGTTGGTGAGGCCCTCCTGGACGATCCGGTAGACGGCGAGTTCCTGTGCCGCGCTGAGTACCACGGCGCCGCCGAACCGCTCGACGGAGATCACGAGGCCGGCGTCGGACATCCGCTCCACCAGGTCGTCGAGATCGGTCACGCCGGGATGCACGGGTCCGTCGGGACTGCCGACGAGGGTCTCGATCAGCACCCGGACCTCGGTCAACGACGCTCGCGCGGTGTCTGCAATGGTCGCGAGCGAGGGCGCGACGGATTCGGGGCGCTCGTCCACGAGCAGGCGAGCGCCGTCCGCCTGGGCGAGGATGACCGACAGGGAGTGCGCCATGATGTCGTGCACGTCCTGGGCGATGCGCTCCCTCTCGCCGGCGACCATCGTCTCGACCTCCGCGACGCGGAGTTCGGCCGTCGTGCGCGCGAGCTCCTCCTCGCTCCACCGCGTGCGCATCCAGACGCCGATGAGGGTGCCGATGACCCAGGCGAACGCCGCCGCTCCGGCGCAGACGACGAAGAATGTCACTCGGATCGCAGCATCGGTGTGCCCGATCCCCTGGGCCCAGGACAGGAGGCCCGCAACGGACACTCCCGCCCCGACGGCGAAGGCGAGGGCGACGACCCGCATGCGACCGTGCACCGTGGCGGCCACGACGACGATGATGACGGCATAACCGAGGTAGATGGCCGCGTTCTGGAAGATCCCCGCCGGGAAGAGGAGTTGCCCGATGAGCACCGCGGTCCCGGTCGCCATGGCCGCGACAGGACTGAGCCGGGAGAGCCCGATGGCGCACGCGAGCACGAGCAGCGCGGCCCAGAACGGAACGGTGGCGCGGAGGGCGGACGGCAGGAGCTGGTTGCGGCCCGCTTCCGTCAGCGCCCAGAACACGAAGAACGTCACGGCGAGGGCGGGCTCCAACAGCCACCGGCTGCGCGTCAGGATCGGACTCATACGGGCAACGCTAGGGTGAGGCCGCCGATTGTGCGCGTGATCGGGCGAGGTTTCAGCCCTGGGGCTGAGTGCGGGTCAGCCCGCCCTGGAGGGTCTGGTCTCCGATCACCGACAGCAGGCGCAGCTTCTCCGCGGACTCGCTGCCGGGTATCGCTGTGTAGACGAGCAGCGAGTGCGCGTGACCCGGGTCGACGAGCTGCTGGCAATGCAGTTCGAGTTCCCCGACCTCCGGGTGAGTGAAATGCTTGACCTCCTTCGGCCGGAGCCCGACCTCGTGCGCCGCCCAGAGCGTCCGGAACTCGGCACTGCGGTCGAGGACGTAGTCCGCCAGAGCGGCCGCCCGCGAGCCGGGACCGCGCGCTGTCACGACCTCGCGCAGGCCGGAGGCGAACATCCGGCTCAGGAAGTCGTGGTCGCGAGGGGCGTACAGGCTGCGCGAACCCGGGTCGGTGAACCATCGCACTCCCAGGCTGCGCTCCGGCCCGCGGAGCGACGCCGTATCGCCGGTCAAGGCCACGCCCATCCTGCTCTGCCGCAGCGTCTCTCCCACTTCGGTCACGATCTCGGCCGGGGTGTCGTCGAGCCGATCGAGCACGCGCAGCAGGCCGGGGCTCACGTGCTCGCTCTCCGAGCCCTGCGCGGGCGGGGTGTGGCCGGCGAGACGGAACAGGTGATCGCGCTCCGCGTGGGAGAGATGCAGCCCCTGAGCGATCGAGGCGAGCATCTGCTCGGACGGCTGGGGACCTCGCTCCCGCTCCAGCCGGGCGTAGTAGTCGACCGACATGTGCGCCAGGGCGGCCACCTCCTCGCGCCGCAGCCCGGACGTGCGGCGGCGGCTGCCGCGCGGGAGGCCCACGTCCTCCGGCTGGAGCAGGTCGCGCCGGGTCCGGAGGAATTCGGCGAGTCCGATACGGTCGATCACCCCTCATGTCTACCGCCTGGCGCTCTCCGTAACCACGGATCGCCGGGCCGTGGCTACGGATGGCCCGAGCGTTCAGGGTGGAGTCACCGAACGAAGGAGAACACCGTGGCACGCACGATCGACATCGACATCCCCCCGCTCACCGGCAGACGGGCCGTCGTCACCGGGGCCAGCGACGGCATGGGGACGATCATCGCGGCACGGCTTGCGCAGGCGGGCGCGGAGGTCGTCATGCCGGTGCGCGACCGAGCCAAGGGAGCTGCAGTTGCGGATCGGATCCGCTCCACCGTCCCGGACGCGCGGCTGGTGCTTCGTGACCTCGACCTGGCCTCGCTCGACTCGGTCGCCGCGTTCGGCGAGGGGATGCGAGCGGACGGGCAGCCGGTCCACATCCTCATCAACAACGCCGGGCTGATGACGCCTCCGGAGCGCCGCACCACCGTCGACGGCTTCGAGCTGCAGTGGGGCACCAACCACCTCGGCCACGTCGCGCTCGTGGGAGCCCTCTTCCCGCTGCTCCAGGAGGCGCGGGCGCGGGTCACATCGCAGGTGAGCGTCGTCGCGAGGAGCGGCGCGATCGACTGGCACGACCTCGGCGCCGAGCGGCCGTATCGCGCCCAAGCGGCATACCGTTCCTCGAAGATCGCGCTCGGCCTGTTCGGGCTGGAGCTCGATCGGCGGAGCGCGGCGGCCGGATGGGGCATCAGCAGCAACCTCGCGCATCCCGGGGTCGCTCCCACCAACCTGCTCGCAGCGCAGCCGGGGTACGGGCGCGCGGCGGACACCGGGGCGGTCCGCATGATCCGCTGGCTGTCCGCCCGCGGCCTCCTGGTCGGCACCCCGGAGACGGCCGCGCTTCCCGCGCTGCTCGCGGCGACGGGGCCGCATGCGGAAGGAGGCAGGATGTACGGCCCGAGCGGACCCGGGCACCTGGGGGGTGCTCCGGCGGAGCAGACACCGTATCCGCCGCTCCGCGATGCCGCGGAGGCCGCCCGGGTGTGGGAGGTCTCCGAGCAGCAGGCGGGCATCTCCCTCCCGGTTTGACCGGGCGTGTCCGGCTCCCGTAGTATTGACCTTTGGTGTCCGGGCCCCTGCGGCCGGACGCACGAACGTGAGCCCTCCACCGGTCCGGTTCGACGCCATCGCGAGCGAACCACCAACGGAGTGGGATTCACGAACACCTCCGTTCGAGACAGAAAGCAGCCACTACTGTGACGCGCACCTATTCCCCGAAGGCAGACGAGATCCAGCGCGACTGGGTCGTCATCGACGCGACCGATGTCGTGCTCGGCCGTCTCGCCAGCCACACCGCCGCCCTCCTCCGCGGCAAGCACAAGCCGACCTTCGCCCCGCACATGGACAGCGGTGACTTCGTCATCATCGTCAACGCCGACAAGGTCGCGCTGACCGGTCAGAAGGCTCTGCAGAAGAAGGCCTACCGCCACTCGGGCTACCCGGGCGGACTGAAGGCGACCACGTACTCGGAGCTCCTCGAGAAGAACCCGGTGCGCGCCGTCGAGAAGGCCGTCCGCGGAATGCTGCCGAAGAACTCCATCGGCCGCGCCCAGCTCCGCAAGCTGAAGGTCTACACCGGAAGCGAGCACCCGCACGCCGCCCAGCAGCCGAAGCCGTACACGCTCGGCCAGGTCGCCCAGTAAG is from Leifsonia sp. 466MF and encodes:
- a CDS encoding adenylate kinase; translation: MTRMLIVGPPGAGKGTQASRITTAYGIPDISTGDIFRANIKNETPLGKQVKAIVDAGDYVPDTLTNQLVADRLDEEDAKNGFLLDGYPRTLAQVDYLDELLAGKGQKLDAVIQLTADQDEIVQRLTKRAHEQGRADDSEEAIRHRQQVYVRETSPLIDVYRERGLLVPVDGLGAMDEVAERITSALAERGIVPVAGAGASTGESVA
- the map gene encoding type I methionyl aminopeptidase, which codes for MVFKRSIYKTPAQLRDMVAPGRATAASLEAVAAAVAPGVSTLELDAIAERAIVDAGGSSNFQLEPGYHHTICASVNDEVVHGIPGQRILEPGDILSVDSGAILGGWNGDAARTFVLPDPAHPELVAERTRLSEVTEQSLWRGIATLASARYLNDVGEAIEDYISALGDYGILTDYIGHGIGRRMHEEPPVFNYRVRAKGPEVRPGLVVAIEPMVVLGSQETYVKDDGWTVATEDGSAAAHWEHSVAVHADGIWVLTASDGGAAGLAPFGVTPVPIA
- the infA gene encoding translation initiation factor IF-1; this translates as MAKKDGVIEIEGSVIEALPNAMFRVELTNGHKVLAHISGKMRQHYIRILPEDRVIVELSPYDLTRGRIVYRYK
- the rpmD gene encoding 50S ribosomal protein L30, which produces MAARLKITQIKSKVSEKQYQRDTLRSLGLKRIGDVVVREDNPQNRGYVNTVAHLVKVEEID
- the rpmJ gene encoding 50S ribosomal protein L36; amino-acid sequence: MKVNPSVKRICDKCKVIRRNGRVMVICENPRHKQRQG
- the rpsK gene encoding 30S ribosomal protein S11, coding for MAAPKSAARKPRKKEKKNIAVGQAHIKSTFNNTIVSITDTTGAVISWASSGGVGFKGSRKSTPFAAQLAAESAARQAQEHGMKKVDVFVKGPGSGRETAIRSLQAAGLEVGSINDVTPQAHNGCRPPKRRRV
- a CDS encoding DNA-directed RNA polymerase subunit alpha, coding for MLIAQRPTLTEENISEFRSRFVIEPLEPGFGYTLGNSLRRTLLSSIPGAAVTSIRIDGVLHEFSTVPGVKEDVTEIILNIKGLVVSSEHDEPITAYLRKTGAGQVTAADISAPAGVEIHNPELVIATLNDKAKFEVELTIERGRGYVSAQQNRNEYSEAGQIPIDSIYSPVLKVTYRVEATRAGERTDFDRLVVDVETKPAISPRDAIASAGRTLVELFGLARELNSAAEGIEIGPAPVDAVLSSELSMPIEDLDLSVRSYNCLKREGINTVSELVSLSETQLMNIRNFGQKSVDEVKDKLTEMGLSLKDSVPGFDGAHFYSGYDEDESTTI
- the secY gene encoding preprotein translocase subunit SecY; protein product: MFSAVGRIFRTPDLRRKIFFTLGIIALFRLGSFIPAPFVDFGNVQTCLNANQDTSGLYSLVNLFSGGALLKLSIFALGIMPYITASIIVQLLRVVIPRFETLYKEGQAGQAKLTQYTRYLTIALGVLQSTTLITVARSGALFGTTAVSQCTQLITDDSWYAIMLMVVTMTAGTGLIMWMGELVTERGIGNGMSLLIFTSIAAQFPSSLWAVGQSQGIEILLVVIAIGLLIVMGVVFVEQSQRRIPVQYAKRMVGRRTYGGNNTYIPIKVNMAGVVPVIFASSLLYLPALIAQFNQPAAGKAPAPWVTWITNYLTKGDHPLYMLLYFLLIVGFTYFYVAITFNPEEVADNMKKYGGFIPGIRAGRPTAEYLDYVLTRVTLPGSFYLGIIALIPLVAFALIGASQNFMFGGTSILIIVGVGLETVKQIDSQLQQRHYEGLLR
- the rpsM gene encoding 30S ribosomal protein S13, translating into MARLAGVDIPREKRVEVALTYIYGVGRTRALQTLRETEISGDIRVKDLTDEQLVALRDYIEGNFKVEGDLRREVAADIRRKVEIGSYEGIRHRKGLPVRGQRTKTNARTRKGPKRTVAGKKKAR
- the rplO gene encoding 50S ribosomal protein L15 is translated as MAEEKATTEAAEKPAAKKPATKAASTKAAADKPAAEKTSTAKKAPAKKASAPAAADKAAASSTDDTVAAKPAAKSSAKKDVAAPREQVLKVHHLRPAAGAKKEKTRVGRGEGSKGKTAGRGTKGTKARYQVRPGFQGGQLPLHMRAPKLRGFKNPFRVEYQVVNLEKLAELYPSGGDVTVADLVAKGAVRKNEKVKVLGNGDIAVKLNVAVDKVSGSAEQKIVAAGGSVK